The following proteins are encoded in a genomic region of Ostrea edulis chromosome 7, xbOstEdul1.1, whole genome shotgun sequence:
- the LOC125655201 gene encoding solute carrier family 52, riboflavin transporter, member 3-B-like, translating into MAIDRLKSFLKSFDVSFPVFSLTILFGLGSWLTINGVWVELPSIVLFVPEQWTLSSYLSIIAQASNIGPIAVLVLYKVRPNWLNETFVTYVIIIVGIASCVLSAFLWQTTSTVGGKKHSVALFIFVFLLSLCDCTSSVIFLPFMALLKPDYMTGLYIGEGLSALVPALLALGQGVGKSECKNISTVNSTTNTTTFHTEQISSLPNFPVRDFFLALAVMMLICGIAFSLLKYAPFCKSEHLTRSEKLTRSDIATSSTSCQLRNKKAMGNDAEDHTVLIERLNRKMTKVHRVVWFLVIGWVSFLANGFLPSINTYSSLPYGSEAFHLSATLDNIANPLACALAFFLPAKSFRVLLSASFTGTAFSVYLIVLASMSPNPPLVDDLGGSFLMVVSYVGKTFLFIYTKVCVAVLFRLDGKQSLFFMGGVTQLGACLGSVLAYILVNEAAVFQSAPQC; encoded by the exons ATGGCGATAGACAGGCTGAAATCGTTTTTAAAATCCTTCGATGTCAGCTTCCCAGTGTTTTCTCTGACGATCTTGTTCGGACTGGGATCTTGGCTAACGATAAATGGAGTCTGGGTGGAGCTACCCTCTATCGTCCTATTCGTTCCAGAGCAATGGACACTTTCCTCCTACCTGTCCATCATTGCTCAGGCGTCCAACATCGGCCCCATTGCTGTTTTGGTGCTGTATAAAGTGAGACCAAATTGGCTTAATGAAACCTTTGTGACGTACGTCATCATCATTGTGGGCATCGCGTCATGTGTACTGTCAGCGTTCCTGTGGCAGACGACATCAACAGTAGGCGGGAAGAAACATAGTGTAGCGCTGTTTATTTTCGTTTTTCTGCTTAGTCTTTGTGACTGTACATCTTCAGTTATATTTCTACCGTTCATGGCTTTGCTGAAACCGGATTACATGACGGGATTATACATTGGAGAGGGACTGAGTGCTCTTGTGCCGGCTTTGCTCGCTCTTGGCCAAGGTGTCGGGAAGTCAGAGTGTAAAAACATATCTACTGTGAATTCAACTACAAACACAACCACCTTTCACACAGAACAAATTTCTTCTCTTCCCAACTTCCCCGTTCGCGACTTCTTTTTGGCATTGGCAGTCATGATGCTTATTTGTGGGATAGCTTTCTCTTTGTTGAAATATGCTCCTTTCTGTAAAAGCGAGCATTTAACTCGTTCAGAGAAATTGACAAGATCTGATATTGCCACTTCAAGTACATCTTGTCAACTGCGCAACAAGAAAGCAATGGGGAATGATGCTGAAGACCATACGGTATTGATCGAAAGACTCAATCGCAAAATGACGAAGGTACACCGAGTGGTTTGGTTCCTGGTTATTGGATGGGTCAGTTTCCTTGCAAACGGATTTCTGCCTTCCATCAATACATATTCCTCTTTGCCTTATGGGAGCGAGGCTTTCCATTTGTCTGCCACCCTGGACAACATTGCTAACCCCTTGGCGTGTGCACTGGCGTTCTTTCTTCCCGCCAAATCATTCAGAGTTCTTTTGTCTGCTAGCTTTACCGGCACAGCTTTTTCTGTATATCTAATAGTCTTAGCATCCATGAGTCCTAACCCTCCACTGGTGGATGATCTCGGAGGTTCCTTCCTAATG GTGGTGTCATATGTAGGGAAAACTTTCCTGTTTATCTATACCAAGGTGTGTGTAGCGGTGTTATTCCGTCTGGATGGCAAGCAGTCCCTGTTCTTTATGGGTGGTGTGACACAGCTGGGGGCGTGTCTGGGTTCCGTGTTGGCTTACATACTGGTCAATGAGGCTGCTGTCTTTCAAAGTGCTCCACAATGTTAA